A stretch of DNA from Pongo abelii isolate AG06213 chromosome 17, NHGRI_mPonAbe1-v2.0_pri, whole genome shotgun sequence:
agtgcaatactggccatgcttccggagctcccagaatgaggattgttttgtaaataggtgggaagagaattgagctgtcctgggtcagtgtagcaatgttacagcaggatccttaggttgatgctgaattctattctggggcaggtttatgtgttgtgtgggggttgtttcctttctgtcttttggagcgggtgtgtcgcagtgggagcagggatctgctgaggtctgtctcgttctccagtaatgaatgagtttaacgggtgcagccgctgttttcagtagcacgccagtgggggcatcgatgagctatgaggagctagagcttgctcggattgcttccttgtgtttgtgttttgagttgtgtttgcttgtttcgtgcttgttctccatttcggcaggggaaacgattttccaggaaggaaggttgttgccagtggaaaacaatttggttccgagggactggggtttctggctgggagtggggaggggctgcagggtgatcggtggccactccacctcctccagagagagcgtgtggcttctctgccttggggaggatattctgctctcttgtgagttttgcaggccacctgagattctctcttgaattgctgtcaagaaatagggacgggcgttgtctctggcccttgctggggaaggttttctgaggttttgtttttcaattttgagacggagtttggcttctgttgtccagcctggagcgcagtggtgggatctgggctcaccgcaaaccccgcctcccgggttcaagcgattctcctgtctcagccccctgagtagctgggattacaggcgctcgccagcaagcccaaccgagtttcgtctttttagaagagacgggatttcctcaggttggtcaggctggtctgcaactcctgacctcaggtggtccgccggcctcgacctcccaaagccacgggaatacaggcgcgagtcaccgtgcccggacatgtctgagttttacgcggtcgctgactggattatgtccccttccccggaacggatgcttttctgtcttccttaagggtggcatctctgtggcaccccgtttctggctccttccgtgttcttcaggcttgaaggcctcctttgacgtgcaccggcatccactcaggtgcctgcttccaggagcttcccagcccccatgctgctgacagcccagggtacaggactttgatctcttctgctgcccttgctcggttttgccttgcggcttatgtctttgtatttctctctctacccctcactgtcggtaacgcctaagaacgaggtttacttaatgggggggggggtgtgtgtgtgcgcgtgcgtgtttgtgtgtgtgcgcgcgcgtgtgtgtgtgcgtttgtgtgtgtgtctttgtttgtgtgtatgtgtgtgtgtcgtatctggcacacggacctgtgactaccagcccgcgtgaagccaacaaatgccctgagttagaaggcaaacgttcaccaaagcttgcaggagctggtaggaggtgaagtcaaggtagttaacccggtcatctcatgggaattagaaactctggttggcaggtttagacttcctgatcgagaacctaaataagctgattaaggtgtcgccattctttcacaggggttctgggtgaaaagattgggaatgactctagtaaaagtgttttgacttaaggaacgtaccagttgttagcatttatgtatgaaagccaagagttcctttcttcaaacaaacagcagttttctttgaggtgtgctctggttgtgtcatccaggctggagtgcagtggaatgaggaagggtcaccgcaacctccgcttgcccagctcaggcgatcctgccacctcagccctttaaggagctgggaccacaggggccgtgccaccacgccaggctaattttggtatcttttgtggagacggggcttctccgtttggcccagcctggtccccacctcctgggctcaagcgatctgctttcctcggcctcccggaggaggatggctcacgattagaggatcatgcccggccttttatctaaaagaaaacaacaacagtaacaagacattttgcgtagtcggagttatcagtgtcaactgatggattgagagtttgtgtctaagaagtccctgtgtgctccatgatttcagaagagagaacaaacggcaaaagggactctcacatctcgtacctgatttatgatggcaactagggcgttgtttaaaaaacggtcggtgaaccaccaaagcagagttgatccgaacgcgttcataatatcttctgaattctgaggtgtcctccaagcagggaggcagtggccgggtgtgggaggcaaaaatcacagggccagcgcttgacacctgcagaattcagaggctcaactttgcacccagccaagggtcctggtgtccattggaagtttcgttccccaacccgcgttgactttgcattggtcctcctccccccagattttatgtgtcaggcaagtcctgagtttatcgtcgggagaatcttctcttgtagtctcgaactgccttggccatcagcggggccactttcttggcagcctgtttccgggtcttggccgcgggcgccgcgtgctcattgctgctgctcaggcaggggttggcccgcttctcagggagcccgtgaaggacgttgctgctgctgctgctgctgctgctgctgccgccgccgccgccgccgccgccgccgccgtccccgaggccggaggcagcctggctgcttcctgcgggctggggggctggcttgatctccccgtttccggggtcagcggctcctgcagacttctcttccctcctggaagcatcataaggcgtcttggccacagagttgaaacagatcatctttgtctgtcggccgctgggtttgttttcaagtgcagatcggattttcgtggtcactactcgcagccgctgctctcgggcgtcgcgaagccgcaggtacagctcccgccaagactcgtgctcctgcggcttttctcccttgaagtcctggagacaatgaatcctccataattcatctgtctctcgagcgagtgcgtggttgtctttctctgtgcgatacagctgatcaggcgtccacccttccggaacgggttcaagaaccgagtaggcgacccctcccacgtcgccgagggcgtccggattgtttctaagcaccgggaggcactgctggcgcagcgtcagcacctggagctggcaggcaggcctggagcccgagtacacctgcagcctagcattcactctgcgtccagggaaagcggcttcctcctggaacgttggcgcggagagtgcttctggctctgcctgggaggtcatggcctcaaaagcggacagcagatcgtagttggcctgcatccaggccgctgaggggtcccagagctctgcgaagagaaggctgggcaccgttttcggcccggcggaatcagcgccggccgcctgcagcctctctgactggctttcctggacaggaggcgatttgtgagccgaagcccagcgggacgatttgcgccccttgctgtggctcgccaccgcttccccctgaggttggccctggcagcccggacccggcagaggcccgccctgagcggcgtgagcgtggcctcttccgggttgcttcccgggcacagcgggctcagggccctcgggcgtcgggaggggagcggtgcgcgttggagggtcccgacgggggccggaatcagctggggccattctggggcgctttctctcggctctgggctcgcgactgggagacctcgggtgaggtctctgttgtcccggaggtgttctgcgtgctgtccgtccgtgctgagggctgtgagatgggctcctgggggccgtcgcgttttctgggaagccccaggccttttcctggtcctggagagcctccccgaggcgctgtcgggaagcgctgtcctcagcgtcctgtgggtcaggcccggtgtttcggtccacaagcaccagcttcttccaccgggccgctaagtctctggcaaagtcgcccacgtgctggtgcttccgcaggcgcttcaccgtctttctgattccagtctccgccaggatgtctgccgtcatgggcagggcggagagtttctgcaaatatttctccagcttttttGGGTTCGTCTTCGTGGCCAGACGCACCTGCAGCTTCTGCACTGCGCGCAGCATAGTGGAGCCTGCCGCCAtctcagcagagctgtgcaggcgtcgctgtcctcgcgttcgcggctctgtcctcggggcggcgggacacgaagtctggggtggccggtcctcgctgcccggtcgccaggcagcgacctcgggatgtggagtcacagcctggagcgagctcggtcctcggagcagtgggccactggttccggggcgctggtcctcgcggaccgcaggcctcggggcgtggagtccccacaacctggagcgagctgggtcctcggagcagcgggccacttggtctggaacgccggtccttgcagacagctgagcaggcccgcttctgtccctcgggatgtggagccgcagcctggagtgacctctgcgctgcgccgtccgaggcggaatgcagctgggctgccagagcccggccttatatagccagccccgggcccacccaggactcaagccctgacccccttgggccttgggcagccccgccccaatacgaattcattccgtcagcccaacgcagccaatcgggacggtccacgccaggtggactgctgtgcccggcaggttcattaggttaattgcagcctggacacaccccactgagttctaccgttggccctccttgttcccagcccccgcatctgtggattcccaaagacacagacagaatccccttgggagtaaaagcgaaaataacaacaccgcaagacaaaatcgtaggaaggagaaccaacagaggaggacaactctttacctgggattgccgtcgtgtga
This window harbors:
- the LOC134760350 gene encoding elongin-A3-like; this encodes MAAGSTMLRAVQKLQVRLATKTNPKKLEKYLQKLSALPMTADILAETGIRKTVKRLRKHQHVGDFARDLAARWKKLVLVDRNTGPDPQDAEDSASRQRLGEALQDQEKAWGFPENATAPRSPSHSPQHGRTARRTPPGQQRPHPRSPSREPRAERKRPRMAPADSGPRRDPPTRTAPLPTPEGPEPAVPGKQPGRGHAHAAQGGPLPGPGCQGQPQGEAVASHSKGRKSSRWASAHKSPPVQESQSERLQAAGADSAGPKTVPSLLFAELWDPSAAWMQANYDLLSAFEAMTSQAEPEALSAPTFQEEAAFPGRRVNARLQVYSGSRPACQLQVLTLRQQCLPVLRNNPDALGDVGGVAYSVLEPVPEGWTPDQLYRTEKDNHALARETDELWRIHCLQDFKGEKPQEHESWRELYLRLRDAREQRLRVVTTKIRSALENKPSGRQTKMICFNSVAKTPYDASRREEKSAGAADPGNGEIKPAPQPAGSSQAASGLGDGGGGGGGGGGSSNEHAAPAAKTRKQAAKKVAPLMAKAVRDYKRRFSRR